A section of the Arcobacter roscoffensis genome encodes:
- a CDS encoding DEAD/DEAH box helicase produces the protein MAFSQFNLSSLFTQALEENNYKEPTQIQKEVIPLVLQGHDVVAKAQTGTGKTASFTLPILNDWLNNPYEGKAKLKVLVLAPTRELALQVSSNFETLSKYFKKLPKVVTIIGGEGISQQLLDVQKGCDIVVATPGRLLDIYRKNQINFEKVEKFVIDEADKMLDLGFSEELEQLLKELPKSRQNLLFSATYSPKILQIASKISQEYKEVVLEENETVDLIKQRAIKVNQENRSTLLRELIKSNKYKKVLVFMANNRAADNIANKFRKYGFNAESFHGNLEQEERNYTLEDFKAKKINILFSSDIASRGLHIDDIDCVVNYDLPRSPADYVHRIGRTARAGKTGIAISFITLDNYEHFKLIQKRLKIDLELETIEGFELIGEFTKPKGKAPVKGKRKSKKDKLREQQGKTSSK, from the coding sequence GTTTTACAAGGACATGATGTTGTAGCTAAAGCTCAAACAGGTACAGGAAAAACAGCTAGTTTTACACTGCCTATTTTAAATGATTGGTTAAATAATCCTTATGAGGGCAAAGCTAAACTAAAAGTACTGGTTTTAGCACCAACAAGAGAGTTAGCTTTACAGGTTTCAAGTAATTTTGAAACTTTAAGTAAATACTTCAAGAAATTACCTAAAGTAGTAACTATAATAGGTGGAGAGGGTATATCTCAACAGCTTTTAGATGTACAAAAGGGCTGTGATATAGTTGTAGCAACTCCTGGAAGATTACTTGATATTTATAGAAAAAATCAAATAAACTTTGAAAAAGTAGAAAAGTTTGTAATAGATGAAGCAGATAAAATGCTTGATTTAGGTTTTAGCGAAGAGTTAGAACAACTTTTAAAAGAACTTCCAAAAAGTAGACAAAATCTACTTTTTTCAGCTACATACTCACCAAAAATATTACAAATAGCTTCAAAAATAAGTCAAGAGTATAAAGAAGTAGTTTTAGAAGAAAATGAAACAGTAGATTTAATAAAACAAAGAGCTATAAAAGTAAATCAAGAAAATAGATCAACTCTTTTAAGAGAGTTGATAAAGTCAAATAAATATAAAAAAGTTTTAGTATTTATGGCAAATAATAGAGCAGCTGATAATATAGCTAACAAGTTTAGAAAATACGGTTTTAATGCAGAGTCTTTTCATGGTAATTTAGAGCAAGAAGAGAGAAACTATACTTTAGAAGATTTTAAAGCTAAAAAAATCAATATTCTTTTTTCTTCTGATATAGCTTCTAGGGGTTTACATATAGATGATATTGATTGTGTAGTAAACTATGATTTACCTAGATCTCCTGCTGATTATGTCCATAGAATTGGAAGAACAGCAAGAGCTGGTAAAACTGGTATTGCTATATCTTTTATTACATTAGATAATTACGAGCATTTTAAGTTAATACAAAAGCGTTTAAAGATAGATTTAGAGCTTGAAACTATTGAAGGCTTTGAGTTAATTGGAGAATTTACAAAGCCTAAAGGTAAAGCTCCTGTAAAAGGTAAAAGAAAGAGTAAAAAAGATAAATTAAGAGAACAACAAGGAAAAACAAGTAGCAAATAA